In Electrophorus electricus isolate fEleEle1 chromosome 1, fEleEle1.pri, whole genome shotgun sequence, a single window of DNA contains:
- the grb2a gene encoding growth factor receptor-bound protein 2a → MEAIAKYDFNATADDELSFKRGETLKVLNEECDQNWYKAELNGKEGFIPKNYIEMRPHPWFYGKIPRAKAEEMLNKQRHDGAFLIRESESAPGDFSLSVKFGNDVQHFKVLRDGAGKYFLWVVKFNSLNSLVDYHRSTSVSRNQPIFLRDIEQVPQHSTYVQALFDFDPQEEGELGFRRGDFIQVLDNSDPNWWKGACHGQTGMFPRNYVTPVTQNM, encoded by the exons ATGGAGGCGATTGCCAAATACGACTTCAACGCCACTGCGGACGACGAGTTAAGTTTCAAACGCGGAGAGACGCTGAAG GTGCTGAATGAAGAGTGCGACCAGAACTGGTATAAGGCTGAGCTGAACGGGAAGGAAGGGTTCATCCCCAAGAACTACATCGAGATGAGGCCACATCC gtggttTTATGGGAAGATCCCGCGAGCGAAGGCCGAGGAGATGCTGAACAAACAGAGGCACGACGGTGCGTTTCTcatcagagagagtgagagcgccCCGGGAGACTTCTCACTCTCCGTGAA GTTCGGGAACGACGTCCAGCACTTCAAAGTGCTGCGTGATGGGGCGGGGAAATATTTCCTGTGGGTGGTGAAGTTTAACTCGCTCAACTCTCTGGTGGACTACCATCGCTCCACCTCGGTCTCCCGCAACCAGCCCATATTCCTGCGTGACATCGAGCAAGTGCCGCAG caCTCCACGTACGTGCAGGCTCTGTTCGACTTCGACCCccaggaggagggagagcttGGCTTCAGACGTGGGGATTTCATCCAGGTGCTCGACAACTCGGACCCCAACTGGTGGAAGGGTGCTTGTCATGGTCAGACCGGCATGTTCCCCCGCAACTACGTCACTCCCGTTACTCAAAACATGTAA